The following proteins are co-located in the Clostridiales bacterium genome:
- a CDS encoding N-acetylmuramoyl-L-alanine amidase, with the protein MAIKIFIDQGHNPVNPNAGAEAGGFREQDINYEVGVRLAALLNSNPNFEARLSRNSPTEQLGTSTTTSLQARVAAANQWGADFFISLHCNISEILTASGSEAYVYQADSPAYYMGERILEGINYYTGLPNRGVMVRTNLYVLRATSMPAVLVEMGYMSNPIDLNLLVNDPQSFARGIYSGILTYYGLE; encoded by the coding sequence ATGGCGATAAAGATATTCATTGATCAGGGCCACAACCCTGTGAATCCAAACGCGGGAGCGGAAGCAGGCGGTTTTCGGGAACAAGATATCAACTATGAAGTTGGCGTCAGGCTGGCCGCTCTCCTGAACAGCAATCCGAATTTTGAAGCACGTTTATCAAGAAACTCTCCAACGGAGCAGCTTGGTACAAGTACGACCACAAGCCTGCAGGCAAGAGTCGCTGCTGCCAATCAATGGGGCGCAGACTTTTTTATCAGCCTTCACTGCAATATCAGTGAAATCCTCACTGCCAGCGGGAGTGAAGCGTACGTATACCAAGCAGACTCTCCGGCATATTACATGGGCGAACGTATCCTGGAAGGTATAAACTACTATACAGGCCTTCCCAACCGTGGTGTAATGGTCAGAACGAATCTTTATGTCCTGCGCGCCACCTCCATGCCTGCCGTCCTGGTGGAGATGGGCTACATGTCAAATCCGATCGATCTCAATCTGCTGGTAAATGATCCCCAAAGCTTTGCCCGAGGTATTTACAGCGGAATTCTGACATATTACGGCCTTGAGTAG
- a CDS encoding acyltransferase, with protein sequence MKLKASYFSISKPLILENLRRFWALPALAFLVYFLSGVFPVLMSYNRLNNMASYIDMSLKNQQPFYMFAHLIFPIVAAVVIFRYLQGISSVSVMHSMPFTRTKLYNSGFISGLILIVSPILVNGLILLAISKPVYRMYGTESGMMINEVNVFARADILNWIWVSILIAVVIYAVSVFAGIVTGNALMHFATAIWFNFLIPALYAVFIAYFSQFLYGFDTAGNWVEFGMKISPYLSVLQNQGHLGLFSTIYYLISAIVLFIITGFLYRKRNLEHATDSLAFSFMEPIICYLIAFLGMTLLGFYFQVLGKSEFYMYGGLAAGTLIFFIIGQMIVKKTPRVYNLKSLKSLGIYALIAIVFILGLRFDLTGFEKRVPNPSKVGSMTFSDDFMRNYNNYYYSSSGYTLFKGDEKGLLFKDPANIEAAVNLHKMLVADKERLQKPEDVYAGSLALSYNPDSLFPLSRRYTLDYVTFGKSPDFKQIYESKEYKDYFAPSNLNYEKLDSILVSTDKPNVEAVEIKRAADLEEFMKCLDLDFKAQKFEDRVDLKHGYATASINFMYKDTSSNTPERLLNNNIAFKITESYTNTIQWLESKGYGERFKDNTADIEYIEIYHYVQSEDQDDNRYPAAAEYSYSGNGVMGIVGTSKTGSVEIPTMKITDPDQIKQILESYETSNIVYSDYYYGTIFYKGSVLNQQNYGSSYAKEMAEKYGADYSTSESGYPMVNIYFNEGNIPDFVLDYFQ encoded by the coding sequence ATGAAATTGAAGGCATCATATTTTAGTATCTCAAAGCCGCTCATCTTGGAAAATTTGCGACGTTTTTGGGCGCTTCCTGCCCTGGCATTCCTGGTTTATTTTCTGTCAGGAGTTTTTCCTGTTTTGATGTCCTACAATCGCCTGAATAATATGGCGAGCTATATCGATATGTCACTGAAAAACCAGCAGCCCTTTTACATGTTTGCCCATTTGATCTTTCCCATCGTAGCAGCTGTCGTGATTTTCCGATATCTGCAGGGGATCAGTTCGGTGTCTGTGATGCATTCCATGCCCTTTACGAGAACGAAGCTCTATAATAGCGGTTTTATTTCTGGATTGATCCTCATCGTGTCTCCAATCCTGGTCAATGGCTTGATTCTTCTTGCCATCAGCAAACCGGTTTACAGAATGTATGGTACAGAATCCGGGATGATGATCAATGAAGTGAATGTCTTTGCAAGAGCAGATATCCTGAACTGGATCTGGGTTTCCATCCTGATCGCAGTGGTCATCTACGCAGTATCTGTCTTTGCTGGAATCGTGACAGGAAATGCACTGATGCATTTTGCAACGGCAATCTGGTTTAACTTCCTGATTCCCGCACTGTATGCTGTCTTCATCGCATACTTCTCCCAATTCCTTTATGGCTTTGATACTGCCGGAAACTGGGTTGAATTCGGAATGAAAATCTCACCATACCTCAGTGTATTGCAAAATCAAGGTCATCTGGGACTATTCAGCACGATTTATTATTTGATCAGTGCCATAGTGCTCTTTATTATTACAGGCTTTCTATATAGAAAAAGAAATCTGGAGCACGCAACGGATTCTCTGGCCTTCAGTTTCATGGAGCCCATCATATGCTATCTCATTGCATTTCTTGGTATGACATTGCTTGGATTCTACTTCCAGGTGCTGGGGAAATCCGAATTTTATATGTATGGAGGTCTTGCTGCAGGTACCTTGATCTTCTTTATCATCGGGCAGATGATTGTGAAAAAGACCCCCAGGGTTTACAACCTGAAAAGTTTAAAGAGTCTGGGCATCTATGCGCTCATCGCTATTGTGTTCATTTTGGGTCTGCGATTTGATCTCACAGGCTTTGAGAAGAGAGTACCAAATCCTTCCAAGGTGGGAAGCATGACCTTTTCTGATGATTTTATGAGAAATTACAACAATTACTACTATAGCAGCAGCGGCTATACCCTTTTCAAAGGGGATGAAAAGGGTTTGCTGTTCAAAGATCCTGCAAATATAGAGGCGGCAGTCAATTTGCACAAAATGCTGGTCGCAGATAAGGAACGGCTGCAAAAACCGGAGGATGTATATGCAGGCAGTCTCGCACTTTCCTATAACCCTGATTCCCTATTTCCGCTGAGCAGGCGCTACACGCTGGACTATGTGACCTTTGGTAAAAGCCCCGACTTTAAGCAGATTTATGAATCAAAGGAATACAAAGACTATTTTGCTCCCAGCAATTTAAACTACGAAAAGCTTGACAGTATCCTTGTCAGCACTGATAAACCCAATGTGGAAGCGGTGGAAATTAAACGGGCAGCTGATCTTGAGGAGTTCATGAAGTGTCTTGATCTGGACTTCAAAGCACAGAAGTTTGAAGACAGAGTTGACTTAAAGCACGGCTATGCCACTGCCAGCATCAATTTTATGTATAAAGATACCAGTTCCAATACACCGGAACGGCTGCTGAACAACAATATAGCTTTCAAAATAACAGAAAGCTATACCAATACAATTCAGTGGCTCGAGAGCAAAGGCTATGGAGAGCGGTTCAAAGACAACACCGCAGATATCGAGTATATCGAGATTTATCATTATGTCCAAAGCGAGGATCAAGATGACAATCGCTACCCTGCCGCAGCTGAGTATTCCTATAGCGGAAATGGTGTCATGGGAATAGTAGGAACTTCAAAAACCGGTTCTGTAGAGATTCCAACCATGAAAATCACAGATCCCGATCAGATCAAACAGATTCTCGAAAGCTATGAAACGTCGAATATCGTTTATTCCGATTATTACTACGGCACCATTTTCTACAAGGGGAGCGTATTGAACCAACAAAATTATGGTTCGTCGTATGCGAAGGAAATGGCCGAAAAATACGGAGCGGACTATTCTACCAGCGAATCGGGCTATCCCATGGTAAACATTTACTTCAATGAAGGAAATATCCCGGATTTCGTACTGGACTATTTTCAGTAA
- the thrS gene encoding threonine--tRNA ligase: MIKITLKDGSVREADQGASILDVAKSIHHGLAKEAVAGKVNGKVQGLDYKLEEDSDLEILKFEDTDGNHTFRHTSSHILAQAVKRLFPEAKLGIGPAIDNGFYYDFDLEHRFSDEDLAALEKEMAKIVQENFPVERFELPREEAVKYMEERQEPYKVELIRDLPEDAIISFYKQGDFTDLCAGPHMLSTGAVKAVKLMNVAGAYWRGSEKNKMLQRIYGTSFPKQKQLDEYLERLEEAKKRDHRKIGKEMDLFAIYEEGPGFPFFMPKGMVIRNELENFWRKAHRERGYQEIKTPLILSEALWHTSGHWDHYQNNMYFTKIDEGDYAVKPMNCPGAMLAYKRKMYSYRDFPMRMAEMGQVHRHELSGALHGLMRVRTFTQDDAHIFMLPEQIKDEIVGVIDFIDYVYNIFGFKYHVELSTRPEDSMGTEEEWNMATSALQGALIEKGLPFIINEGDGAFYGPKIDFHLEDCLGRTWQCGTIQLDFQMPQRFELTYVGSDGEKHTPIMIHRVIFGSIERFIGILTEHFAGKFPLWLAPVQVKLLTVTEKFAEYAEAVGQRLLKEGFRVEVDVRNEKIGYKIREARNERVSYIGVIGEKETETNTLTVRSSKEGELGALNLDEFIEKLKKEIEDKVC; the protein is encoded by the coding sequence ATGATAAAAATTACATTGAAGGACGGCAGCGTCAGAGAAGCAGATCAAGGCGCATCCATTTTGGATGTGGCAAAATCCATTCATCACGGATTGGCTAAAGAAGCGGTTGCCGGAAAAGTAAACGGCAAGGTACAGGGACTTGATTATAAGCTGGAGGAAGACAGCGATTTGGAAATCCTGAAGTTTGAGGATACAGACGGAAATCATACCTTCCGCCACACCAGCTCTCATATACTGGCGCAGGCGGTAAAGCGTCTGTTCCCGGAAGCAAAGCTTGGCATAGGCCCGGCCATTGACAACGGATTTTATTATGACTTCGATCTGGAACACCGTTTTTCTGATGAAGACCTTGCAGCCTTGGAAAAAGAGATGGCAAAGATTGTTCAGGAGAACTTCCCCGTGGAGCGGTTTGAACTGCCCAGAGAAGAAGCCGTAAAATATATGGAGGAGCGTCAGGAGCCCTATAAAGTTGAACTGATCAGAGACCTTCCTGAGGATGCGATTATATCATTCTATAAGCAGGGGGATTTTACCGATCTTTGTGCCGGTCCTCATATGCTCTCCACCGGTGCGGTTAAGGCCGTTAAGCTGATGAATGTTGCCGGAGCATATTGGAGAGGCAGCGAAAAGAATAAGATGCTTCAGAGAATCTATGGAACTTCTTTCCCCAAGCAGAAGCAGCTCGACGAATACCTGGAGCGGCTGGAAGAAGCAAAGAAGAGGGATCACAGAAAAATCGGAAAGGAAATGGATCTCTTCGCTATTTATGAAGAGGGCCCAGGATTCCCATTCTTCATGCCCAAGGGCATGGTCATCCGAAATGAACTGGAGAACTTCTGGAGAAAAGCCCACAGGGAAAGGGGCTATCAGGAAATAAAAACACCGCTGATTTTGAGTGAGGCTCTTTGGCATACTTCGGGACATTGGGACCACTATCAGAATAATATGTACTTTACCAAGATCGACGAGGGGGATTATGCGGTGAAACCGATGAACTGTCCCGGCGCGATGCTTGCTTATAAAAGAAAGATGTACAGCTACAGAGATTTCCCCATGAGAATGGCGGAAATGGGGCAGGTTCACAGACATGAACTTTCCGGAGCGCTACATGGACTCATGAGAGTTAGAACCTTTACTCAGGACGATGCTCATATATTTATGCTACCTGAGCAGATCAAAGATGAAATCGTAGGCGTTATCGACTTTATTGATTACGTGTATAATATCTTTGGTTTTAAGTATCATGTTGAACTCTCCACCAGACCGGAAGACTCTATGGGTACTGAGGAAGAATGGAATATGGCCACCAGTGCGCTGCAGGGTGCACTGATAGAAAAGGGTTTGCCGTTCATCATCAATGAGGGAGACGGTGCGTTCTACGGCCCTAAAATCGACTTCCATCTAGAGGACTGCCTCGGCAGAACTTGGCAATGCGGAACAATCCAGCTGGATTTCCAGATGCCTCAGCGCTTTGAGCTTACCTATGTCGGAAGTGATGGAGAGAAGCATACGCCTATCATGATTCACAGGGTAATCTTCGGAAGCATTGAACGCTTTATCGGGATCCTGACCGAGCATTTCGCAGGAAAATTCCCGCTGTGGCTCGCTCCGGTGCAGGTAAAACTGCTGACGGTTACTGAAAAGTTTGCAGAATATGCAGAGGCCGTTGGACAGAGGCTTTTAAAAGAAGGTTTTCGTGTTGAAGTTGATGTTCGAAACGAAAAAATAGGGTATAAGATAAGAGAAGCAAGAAACGAAAGGGTATCCTATATCGGTGTCATCGGTGAAAAGGAAACGGAAACGAATACGTTAACGGTGCGTTCCAGCAAAGAAGGCGAGCTGGGCGCCTTAAACCTAGATGAATTTATCGAGAAACTGAAGAAAGAAATCGAAGATAAGGTCTGCTAG
- a CDS encoding aminoacetone oxidase family FAD-binding enzyme produces the protein MLHTTHTEEPNLTYDLIIIGAGAAGLFAGASLPNKINGLILEKSASPGKKLLMSGAGQCNLTHGGSIKDFITHYGARGKKIRTVLYRFSNDSVIDFFEKNEIALFEREDGKIFPKSLRAKDILDCLTSQCQRNGMKLCFSTPVENISYREPAEGNDGLYVIQTGSFVFTAKKIIISTGGCSYPSTGSDGSLFPVLEALGIAVKPLHPALVPIHVQQYPYSDLSGISFQNAAVTLYSKEGKRVAENIGPLLFTRNHFSGPGILNLSRYVTEGMQLSLSYCTGKSDEVLIKELTTALSSSSKQLLTELYEYFNGNRNAEGRESEMPKRFLETLCRRAGTDPAVKASAVSRILLRSIVKLLLQDRFTISSTDGFSAAMVTAGGISLDEINLKTMESNQYLGMYFAGEVLDVDGDTGGYNLQFAFSSGWLAANSAV, from the coding sequence GTGCTTCATACTACTCATACGGAGGAACCGAACTTGACATATGATTTAATAATAATTGGAGCCGGTGCTGCCGGCCTCTTTGCCGGAGCTTCCCTCCCAAATAAAATTAACGGACTGATCCTGGAAAAGAGTGCTTCACCCGGAAAGAAGCTTCTGATGTCCGGTGCAGGGCAGTGCAATCTGACACATGGAGGAAGTATCAAGGATTTCATTACCCATTACGGTGCACGCGGAAAAAAGATCAGAACGGTTCTCTATCGTTTCAGTAACGATTCCGTCATTGACTTCTTTGAAAAAAATGAGATTGCCCTCTTTGAACGAGAGGATGGTAAGATCTTTCCCAAATCACTCCGTGCGAAGGATATCCTAGACTGTCTGACATCTCAATGTCAGCGAAATGGAATGAAATTATGTTTTTCGACTCCGGTCGAAAACATCTCCTATCGTGAACCTGCTGAGGGCAATGATGGACTTTACGTGATCCAAACTGGAAGCTTTGTTTTCACTGCAAAGAAAATAATTATTTCAACAGGCGGCTGTTCCTATCCGTCCACTGGATCAGACGGCAGTCTTTTTCCTGTTTTGGAAGCATTGGGCATAGCAGTCAAACCTTTGCACCCCGCTCTGGTTCCGATTCATGTACAGCAATACCCATACAGTGATCTTTCCGGAATTTCCTTTCAGAATGCCGCTGTTACTCTTTATTCAAAAGAAGGCAAACGGGTTGCAGAGAACATCGGCCCTTTGTTGTTTACACGCAATCATTTTTCAGGACCTGGTATTTTGAACCTATCAAGATATGTTACGGAGGGAATGCAGCTCTCATTAAGCTACTGCACTGGAAAATCGGATGAGGTCTTAATCAAAGAACTCACCACTGCCCTAAGCAGCAGCAGCAAGCAATTGCTCACAGAGCTCTACGAATACTTCAATGGGAATCGCAATGCAGAAGGGCGTGAATCGGAAATGCCGAAACGATTTTTGGAAACACTTTGCAGGCGTGCAGGTACTGATCCTGCGGTAAAAGCTTCTGCCGTCAGCCGTATTCTGCTCCGATCCATTGTGAAACTCTTGCTTCAGGATCGGTTCACCATATCATCAACCGACGGCTTTTCCGCTGCCATGGTCACTGCAGGCGGAATCTCACTTGATGAAATCAATTTGAAAACGATGGAATCTAACCAATACCTCGGTATGTATTTTGCCGGAGAAGTTCTCGATGTTGATGGGGACACCGGTGGTTACAACCTCCAGTTCGCATTCTCGTCTGGGTGGCTTGCCGCAAACAGTGCAGTTTAA
- a CDS encoding GntR family transcriptional regulator translates to MFQLDLKSRKSIYEQIVDNIKELIITGILKPEDKIPSVRELSKTLTVNPNTIQKAYRELEYQGFLYTVSGLGTFVASPSDLPVDEKKISEAREHLKGCIRELFYLGCTLERIRSIMNELLEERSNRNDKGK, encoded by the coding sequence ATGTTTCAGCTTGATTTGAAAAGCCGAAAATCAATTTATGAGCAGATTGTTGATAATATTAAAGAGCTCATCATAACAGGCATATTGAAACCGGAAGATAAAATTCCATCGGTACGGGAGCTTTCAAAAACCCTCACGGTAAATCCCAATACCATACAAAAGGCATACAGGGAGCTGGAGTATCAAGGATTTTTGTACACGGTTTCCGGCCTAGGTACCTTTGTTGCTTCTCCATCGGACTTACCGGTGGATGAGAAAAAAATCAGCGAAGCAAGAGAGCACCTGAAGGGTTGCATTAGAGAACTGTTTTATCTTGGCTGTACTCTGGAAAGAATCAGATCCATCATGAATGAACTACTGGAGGAAAGGAGTAATAGGAATGATAAAGGTAAGTAA
- a CDS encoding ABC transporter ATP-binding protein — MNHRADTIRHSNNQFTQHSIEIANLSKSFDQFQLKDVNLTLPKGSIMGFIGENGAGKTTTIKLILNQLKADAGKISILGYDHIREEKKLKEEIGVVFDESYFHDNIKPKHISKIMERIYRNWDCEMFSRYLKAFRLPEDKITKDFSRGMKMKLSLATALSHHPKLLILDEPTSGLDPVIRNEILDIFLDFIQDEEHSILFSSHITSDLEKVADYITFLHEGTILFSESKDELLADYGLLLCGTADFSSVDKGDIIGHRENRFGHEMLIRKKDEMSKKYKGLTIDSVTLEDIMLFYVKGVQLK, encoded by the coding sequence ATGAATCATCGTGCAGATACAATACGGCATTCCAATAACCAATTCACGCAGCATTCTATTGAGATCGCTAATCTCTCCAAAAGTTTTGACCAATTTCAGCTCAAGGATGTGAACCTCACATTACCGAAAGGCAGTATTATGGGCTTTATCGGAGAGAACGGAGCGGGAAAAACAACTACAATAAAACTCATACTGAATCAGCTAAAGGCTGATGCAGGAAAAATTTCAATTCTGGGATATGATCATATCCGGGAGGAAAAAAAGCTAAAGGAAGAAATTGGTGTGGTTTTTGATGAAAGCTATTTCCACGATAATATTAAACCAAAGCACATATCTAAAATTATGGAGCGCATTTATAGAAACTGGGATTGTGAGATGTTTTCTCGTTACCTGAAGGCATTCCGTCTACCCGAGGATAAAATTACAAAGGATTTTTCCAGGGGTATGAAAATGAAACTCTCCCTCGCCACTGCTCTTTCGCATCATCCTAAGCTATTGATTTTGGATGAACCCACCAGTGGTCTTGATCCGGTGATCCGAAATGAGATTTTAGACATCTTTCTTGACTTTATTCAAGATGAGGAACATTCCATACTGTTTTCTTCTCACATCACCAGTGATCTGGAGAAGGTTGCCGATTACATCACCTTCCTCCATGAAGGAACGATCCTGTTCAGCGAATCAAAAGATGAGCTTCTGGCAGACTATGGTCTGCTCCTATGCGGCACTGCTGATTTCTCTTCCGTTGATAAAGGGGATATCATCGGACACAGGGAAAATAGATTCGGCCATGAAATGCTCATCAGAAAAAAAGACGAAATGTCAAAGAAATATAAGGGGTTAACCATAGATTCTGTTACGCTTGAGGATATTATGCTGTTTTATGTAAAGGGGGTTCAATTAAAATGA
- a CDS encoding DUF2007 domain-containing protein, whose translation MFEKKDQKEWRDGVYLCTAKNSFEADILESKLRSEGIPSIKKFKGASNFLEIFMGSNSAFPIELYVPEETLEDAKNVIIAVPLDGDEFPSEPVDFDSLTDEELDELIGKGEDETEEK comes from the coding sequence ATGTTTGAAAAGAAGGATCAGAAAGAGTGGCGGGATGGAGTATATCTCTGCACAGCCAAGAACAGCTTTGAAGCGGATATACTCGAATCTAAGCTGAGGAGTGAAGGCATACCATCGATAAAGAAGTTTAAAGGAGCCAGCAATTTTCTTGAAATATTCATGGGATCCAATAGTGCATTTCCCATTGAGCTCTATGTGCCTGAGGAGACTTTGGAGGATGCAAAAAATGTTATTATAGCCGTACCCTTAGACGGGGATGAGTTCCCCAGCGAACCCGTTGATTTTGATTCCTTAACCGATGAGGAGCTGGATGAATTAATCGGGAAAGGTGAAGACGAAACCGAAGAGAAATAA
- a CDS encoding ABC-2 transporter permease yields MTGLLLKDFYSLRQYSKTMLFMLVFFAFLSAGMDNPASFFEGFMVIMSMMMAIYSFSYDNLARWDRFGLSLPVSRTEVVGGKYLLSLILCLAGGILAFILSSVILAFRPVDGFGLKEHLFSLAGVSSMGIFLFSLLLPLIFKFGVEKSRLFLIAIFAAPTAAVISFGQLGVELPSPAVLLGLLKLLPLIAASCFILSFLISCRIYGSKEI; encoded by the coding sequence ATGACAGGTTTACTTTTAAAAGACTTTTATTCACTGCGCCAATACAGTAAGACCATGCTCTTTATGCTTGTATTTTTCGCATTCCTTAGCGCAGGCATGGATAATCCGGCTAGCTTTTTTGAAGGGTTTATGGTGATCATGTCTATGATGATGGCAATCTATTCTTTTTCATATGACAATTTAGCAAGATGGGATCGTTTCGGGCTTTCACTGCCTGTATCGAGAACAGAAGTGGTTGGAGGTAAATATTTACTCTCTTTAATCCTCTGTCTCGCAGGAGGCATTTTGGCCTTTATCCTTTCCTCAGTAATTCTTGCGTTCAGACCTGTTGACGGCTTTGGACTTAAAGAACATCTTTTTTCGCTGGCTGGGGTCTCGTCCATGGGAATTTTTCTTTTCAGCCTTCTTCTTCCCCTGATCTTTAAGTTTGGCGTGGAAAAAAGCAGATTGTTCCTCATTGCCATCTTTGCCGCTCCGACGGCTGCTGTTATCTCCTTCGGCCAATTGGGGGTTGAGCTTCCCTCTCCTGCGGTTCTGCTCGGTTTGTTGAAACTCCTGCCGCTGATTGCAGCTTCCTGTTTCATTCTTTCTTTTCTGATCTCCTGCAGAATCTACGGTTCAAAAGAAATTTAA
- a CDS encoding ABC transporter ATP-binding protein has product MIKVSNLDKSFDGFRALSDLNLNVRKGSIYGLVGTNGAGKTTLIKHVTGVLKQDQGEILIEGAPVYENIPVKERMGFIPDDLYFFASYNLKESAKFYRSIYPNWSQERYTHMVKQFELNERRKLSKFSKGMQKQAAFILTMSSMPDYLILDEPIDGLDPIIRKLVWKYIIEDVAEREMTVLVSSHNLRELEGICDSIGILSKGKMMIERDLDELKSDIHKIQVAFKESSDDPYQGLNVLHKESRGTVDLLIIRNKKEDVESVINESHPVIFDMLPLSLEEIFIYELGGGDNEIEGIIF; this is encoded by the coding sequence ATGATAAAGGTAAGTAATCTTGACAAATCCTTTGACGGCTTTCGGGCACTTTCCGATTTAAATCTCAATGTCAGGAAGGGTTCCATTTATGGATTGGTAGGAACCAACGGGGCCGGAAAGACCACCCTGATCAAGCATGTAACCGGTGTTTTGAAACAGGATCAGGGAGAAATACTCATTGAAGGAGCGCCTGTTTACGAAAATATCCCGGTGAAAGAACGAATGGGTTTTATACCCGACGATCTCTACTTCTTCGCATCCTATAATTTAAAGGAGTCTGCCAAGTTCTACCGCTCCATTTATCCCAATTGGAGCCAGGAACGATATACCCATATGGTAAAGCAGTTTGAACTGAATGAACGGCGTAAGCTTTCCAAATTTTCCAAAGGAATGCAGAAGCAGGCCGCTTTTATCCTTACCATGTCATCCATGCCCGACTACTTGATTCTCGATGAGCCCATTGACGGTTTGGACCCAATCATCAGAAAGCTGGTATGGAAGTACATCATTGAGGACGTGGCAGAAAGAGAAATGACGGTTCTGGTTTCCTCCCATAATCTGCGTGAGCTGGAAGGGATCTGTGACTCTATCGGCATCCTCTCCAAGGGGAAGATGATGATCGAACGAGATCTGGACGAATTGAAATCAGACATCCATAAAATTCAGGTAGCATTTAAAGAAAGCAGTGATGATCCATACCAGGGTCTGAACGTCCTTCATAAGGAATCCAGAGGGACCGTAGACCTTTTAATCATCCGAAATAAAAAAGAAGATGTTGAAAGCGTAATCAATGAAAGCCATCCGGTGATCTTTGACATGCTTCCCCTGTCCCTTGAGGAAATTTTTATCTATGAGTTAGGAGGTGGCGACAATGAAATTGAAGGCATCATATTTTAG
- a CDS encoding zinc ribbon domain-containing protein, giving the protein MRCSNCGKKIRKRSNFCIKCGAKVPPALKKDKKAKNGEKGEKKKRRKRILVPAAILILILVVAFLLFGCDRVKQGLEENKAYTKISQTVKDKLPFDLPKLPEIPIDLPALTKKLPFDFPNPAALLGDKEPPDDEQILEDLKKYLEKEEKVKLNSLEIERRDTAEEGKEETVYAKAETTSKKGTIQKSYNLFYKKGLLGGWKLKEAVDSEQAEKEAKAAKKEKEAKEAKEAKAAKADKSGNGEKEEKSAAGEKSKEEEAPKGVDSKIVLADENLYQDLPSDWTYSNVKVIAHSLDMDSGTDRVIVYMELKTAYVNLTGTKEITYQLDHKTGEWKSTGPASKLACLSIEPIVIPGQENGANGLPV; this is encoded by the coding sequence ATGCGTTGCAGCAATTGTGGTAAAAAAATAAGAAAAAGGAGCAACTTTTGTATCAAATGCGGTGCAAAAGTTCCTCCTGCTTTGAAAAAAGATAAAAAAGCAAAAAATGGTGAAAAAGGCGAAAAAAAGAAACGCAGGAAGAGGATCTTAGTACCGGCAGCGATTTTGATCCTTATTCTTGTTGTTGCTTTTTTGCTTTTTGGCTGTGACAGGGTGAAACAGGGGCTTGAAGAAAATAAGGCGTATACAAAAATAAGCCAAACGGTGAAGGACAAGCTGCCCTTTGATTTGCCTAAGCTGCCTGAAATACCAATTGATTTACCTGCTCTGACGAAAAAACTGCCCTTTGATTTTCCAAATCCCGCTGCGCTTTTGGGCGATAAAGAACCTCCTGACGATGAGCAGATTCTTGAAGATCTAAAAAAGTATCTGGAAAAGGAAGAAAAAGTAAAGCTCAATAGTCTGGAGATTGAAAGAAGAGACACTGCAGAAGAGGGGAAAGAGGAGACAGTCTATGCCAAAGCAGAAACCACTTCGAAAAAAGGCACCATTCAAAAGAGCTACAATCTTTTTTACAAAAAGGGTCTTCTCGGCGGTTGGAAGCTGAAGGAAGCAGTGGATTCTGAGCAGGCAGAAAAAGAAGCGAAAGCTGCAAAAAAGGAAAAAGAGGCGAAAGAGGCAAAAGAGGCAAAAGCGGCAAAGGCTGATAAATCCGGAAATGGAGAAAAAGAGGAAAAGTCAGCGGCTGGCGAAAAATCCAAAGAGGAAGAAGCTCCAAAAGGTGTTGACAGCAAAATCGTTCTGGCTGATGAAAATCTTTATCAAGACCTGCCTTCAGACTGGACCTACAGTAATGTGAAAGTGATTGCCCATAGCCTTGACATGGATTCGGGAACGGACCGGGTGATTGTATATATGGAGCTTAAGACTGCATACGTTAATTTGACTGGCACGAAGGAAATTACTTATCAACTGGATCACAAAACCGGGGAATGGAAAAGCACGGGACCCGCTTCAAAGCTGGCTTGCCTTTCCATAGAACCAATCGTCATACCCGGTCAGGAAAATGGTGCTAACGGACTTCCCGTATGA
- a CDS encoding GntR family transcriptional regulator, whose protein sequence is MDIIISNSSSKPIYEQISSQIKGMILNGSLNEGDALPSMRLLAKELRISVITTKRAYEDLERDGFIETATGRGSFVAAKNLEFVREENLRIIEENLRKAADLAITANISLDEVIEILTLFMKETE, encoded by the coding sequence ATGGATATCATTATCAGCAATTCTAGCAGCAAGCCGATTTACGAACAAATATCGTCTCAAATCAAAGGAATGATACTGAACGGCTCGCTGAATGAAGGGGATGCCCTTCCGTCCATGCGGCTTCTGGCAAAAGAACTGCGAATCAGCGTCATTACAACCAAACGCGCCTATGAGGATCTGGAGCGAGACGGCTTTATTGAGACCGCAACGGGCAGAGGCAGTTTTGTTGCTGCAAAAAACCTGGAGTTTGTTCGCGAAGAGAATCTTCGTATCATCGAAGAAAACCTTCGAAAAGCTGCTGATCTTGCTATTACAGCAAATATCAGCCTTGACGAAGTAATCGAAATCCTTACCCTATTTATGAAGGAAACGGAATAG